The Centroberyx gerrardi isolate f3 chromosome 19, fCenGer3.hap1.cur.20231027, whole genome shotgun sequence genome has a segment encoding these proteins:
- the chd4a gene encoding chromodomain-helicase-DNA-binding protein 4a isoform X1: MSGSEDDRDDFGAPEDRLMHDDEEEEISENETPKVKKKKKAKKSRESKSSKRRSRREELAISSPEPMDVGGAEEAEDGGPAQRSDSEGSDYTPGRKKKKRGSSGKDKKRSSAGADRSAAGSSSASKRKDPEPEEEEDDDDDDSSEPKTSSQLLDDWGMEDIDHVFTEEDYRSLTNYKAFSQYVRPLIAAKNPKIAVSKMMMVLGAKWREFSTNNPLRGAAATNAALATANVPAAVDTMVSEVAPAAAAPPPQAEPQPPPAPPLRKAKTKEGKGPNARKKSKPAAKPQEKKNNAKTKKVAPLKIKLGGFNSKRKRSSSEEDEPDVDSDFDDGSMNSVSVSEGSNSRSSRSKKKPSKSKPKKKKVETEDGDGYETDHQDYCEVCQQGGEIILCDTCPRAYHMVCLDPDMEKAPEGTWSCPHCEKEGIQWEAREEGSEGEEDNGEAGEPEEDDHHMEFCRVCKDGGELLCCDSCPSSYHIHCLNPPLPEIPNGEWICPRCTCPSMKGKVQKILTWRWGDPPPPTPVPRPPDLPADTPDPAPLAGRPEREFFAKWSNMSYWHCSWVTELQLELHCQVMFRNYQRKNDMDDPPPIDYGGEGEEDKSTKRKNKDPLYAQMEEKYYRFGIKMEWLMIHRILNHSVDRKSHVHYLIKWRELPYDQATWESEDMDIQEFDTYKVQYWNHRELMMGDDGKPGKKMKVKGKVRKLDRPPENPVVDPTIKFERQPEYLDSTGGTLHPYQLEGLNWLRFSWAQGTDTILADEMGLGKTVQTAVFLYSLYKEGHSKGPFLVSAPLSTIINWEREFEMWAPDMYVVTYVGDKDSRAVIRENEFSFEDNAIRGGKKASRMKKDSSVKFHVLLTSYELITIDMAVLGSIDWACLVVDEAHRLKNNQSKFFRVLNNYPLQHKLLLTGTPLQNNLEELFHLLNFLTPERFSNLEGFLEEFADIAKEDQIKKLHDMLGPHMLRRLKADVFKHMPSKTELIVRVELSPMQKKYYKFILTRNFEALNTRGGGNQVSLLNVVMDLKKCCNHPYLFPVAAMEAPKMPNGMYDGGSLTKAAGKLMLLQKMLRKLKDGGHRVLIFSQMTKMLDLLEDFLENEGYKYERIDGGITGGMRQEAIDRFNAPGAPQFAFLLSTRAGGLGINLATADTVIIYDSDWNPHNDIQAFSRAHRIGQNKKVMIYRFVTKASVEERITQVAKKKMMLTHLVVRPGLGSKTGSMSKQELDDILKFGTEELFKDEGEGENKEEDSSVIHYDDKAIDRLLDRNQDATEDTEIQSMNEYLSSFKVAQYVVKDEEEAEEEVQREIIKQEESVDPDYWEKLLRHHYEQQQEDLARNLGKGKRIRKQVNYNDGSQEDRGEWTDWQDDQSDGQSDYSVASEEGDEDFDERTEANSRRPNRKGLRNDKDKPLPPLLARVGGNIEVLGFNSRQRKAFLNAVMRYGMPPQDAFTTQWLVRDLRGKSEKEFKAYVSLFMRHLCEPGADGAETFADGVPREGLSRQHVLTRIGVMSLIRKKVQEFEHVNGQWSMPWMAELEENKKAAAQPESPGKTPSTGTPADTQPNTPAPVDDSAKNDEAAKDGEKEVKKEAEVEKDSKEAVKEPGKTDDEVIAIPDDDEKSPPAEPEKKEEKKNGEEPMETDKPSNGEAESAKEKDGEKEKEKEKEKEGESVEKSAEGGEETKPPSEAKTEGSEVKPDETEPKAEEKKEEKTEKMDTTPATEEKKAEQKEEKEEKKEEKVAKTEEGAKLQNGDSSKEGGASAATAGAAAAGGASEEKKKAKTRFMFNIADGGFTELHSLWQNEERAATVTKKTNEIWHRRHDYWLLAGIIQHGYARWQDIQNDVKYAILNEPFKGEMNRGNFLEIKNKFLARRFKLLEQALVIEEQLRRAAYLNMSEDPSHPSMALNTRFSEVECLAESHQHLSKESMSGNKPANAVLHKVLKQLEELLSDMKADVTRLPATIARIPPVAVRLQMSERNILSRLASRGPETQTQQMSQQ; the protein is encoded by the exons GAGCCCAAGACGTCGTCCCAGCTGCTGGATGACTGGGGCATGGAGGACATCGACCACGTCTTCACCGAGGAAGACTACCGCTCTCTGACCAACTACAAGGCCTTCAGCCAATACGTCAG gccGCTCATCGCAGCCAAGAACCCCAAGATCGCCGTGTCCAAGATGATGATGGTTCTGGGGGCCAAGTGGCGCGAGTTCAGCACCAACAACCCCCTGAGGGGCGCCGCCGCCACCAACGCCGCCCTGGCCACCGCCAACGTGCCGGCCGCCGTCGACACCATGGTGTCGGAGGTCGCGCCGGCCGCCGCAGCGCCGCCGCCCCAGGCGGAGCCCCAGCCACCCCCCGCACCGCCCCTCCGCAAGGCCAAGACCAAGGAAGGCAAAG GTCCCAACGCCCGCAAGAAGTCCAAGCCGGCGGCCAAACCGCAAGAAAAGAAGAACAACGCCAAGACCAAGAAAGTGGCTCCGCTCAAAATCAAACTGGGAGGCttcaacagcaagaggaaacgcTCATCG AGCGAGGAGGACGAGCCTGACGTGGACAGCGATTTTGACGACGGCAGCATGAACAGCGTCTCGGTCTCAGAGGGATCCAACAGCCGCAGCAGCCGCTCCAAGAAGAAGCCGTCCAAGAGCAaacccaagaagaagaaag tagAGACGGAGGACGGCGACGGCTACGAGACGGACCACCAGGACTACTGTGAGGTGTGCCAGCAGGGCGGGGAGATCATCCTGTGTGACACGTGTCCCAGAGCGTACCACATGGTCTGCCTGGACCCCGACATGGAGAAGGCCCCCGAGGGAACCTGGAGCTGCCCGCACTGC gAGAAGGAGGGCATCCAGTGGGAGGCCAGGGAGGAAGGCTCGGAGGGCGAGGAGGACAACGGCGAGGCGGGCGAGCCGGAGGAGGACGACCACCACATGGAGTTCTGCCGGGTGTGTAAGGACGGAGGAGAGCTGCTGTGCTGCgactcctgcccctcctcctacCACATCCACTGCCTCAACCCGCCGCTCCCCGAGATCCCCAACGGAGAGTGGATCTGCCCCCGCTGCACG tgTCCGTCCATGAAGGGGAAGGTGCAGAAGATACTGACGTGGCGGTGGGgcgacccccctccccccacgcCGGTGCCCCGCCCCCCGGACCTCCCGGCCGACACCCCCGACCCCGCCCCGCTGGCAGGGCGGCCGGAGAGGGAGTTCTTCGCCAAGTGGTCCAACATGTCCTACTGGCACTGCTCCTGGGTCACAGAGCTGCAG ttGGAGCTGCACTGCCAGGTGATGTTCAGGAACTACCAGAGGAAGAACGACATGGACGATCCGCCGCCCATCGACTACGGcggcgagggagaggaggacaagagCACCAAGAGGAAGAACAAGGACCCGCTGTACGCCCAGATGGAGGAGAAGTACTACCGCTTCGGCATCAAGATGGAGTGGCTGATGATCCACCGCATCCTCAACCAcag TGTGGACAGGAAGAGTCACGTCCACTACCTGATCAAGTGGAGGGAGCTGCCGTACGACCAGGCCACCTGGGAGTCCGAGGACATGGACATACAGGAGTTCGACACCTACAAAGTGCAGTACTGGAACCACAG AGAGTTGATGATGGGAGACGACGGTAAACCGGGGAAGAAGATGAAGGTGAAAGGAAAGGTGCGGAAGCTGGACCGGCCTCCTGAGAACCCCGTGGTCGAT CCGACGATCAAGTTTGAGCGTCAGCCGGAGTACCTGGACAGCACGGGGGGGACGCTGCACCCCTACCAGCTGGAGGGGCTGAACTGGCTGCGGTTCTCCTGGGCTCAGGGCACCGACACCATCCTGGCTGACGAGATGGGGCTGGGCAAGACCGTCCAGACCGCCGTCTTCCTCTACTCGCTCTATAAAgag ggccACTCCAAGGGGCCGTTCCTGGTCAGCGCCCCGCtctccaccatcatcaactgggagagagagtttgagaTGTGGGCCCCCGACATGTACGTGGTGACGTACGTCGGGGACAAGGACAGCCGAGCCGTCATCAGAGAGAACGAGTTCTCCTTCGAGGACAACGCCATCCGAGGAGGGAAGAAGGCCTCCAGGATGAAG AAAGACTCGTCGGTGAAGTTCCACGTCCTGCTGACCTCCTACGAGCTGATCACCATCGACATGGCCGTCCTGGGCTCCATCGACTGGGCCTGCCTCGTTGTGGACGAGGCCCACAGGCTGAAGAACAACCAGTCTAag TTTTTCCGGGTGTTGAACAACTATCCTCTGCAGCACAAACTGCTGCTGACCGGCACTCCGCTCCAGAACAACCTGGAGGAGCTTTTCCACCTGCTCAACTTCCTCACACCCGAGAGGTTCAG TAACCTGGAGGGCTTCCTGGAGGAGTTCGCCGACATCGCCAAGGAGGACCAGATCAAGAAGCTACACGACATGCTGGGTCCTCACATGCTGAGGAGGCTGAAGGCCGACGTCTTCAAGCACATGCCCTCCAAGACCGAGCTCATCGTCCGAGTCGAGCTCAGCCCCATGCAGAA GAAGTACTACAAGTTCATCTTGACGCGAAACTTCGAGGCGCTGAACACCCGAGGAGGAGGCAACCAGGTCTCTCTGCTCAACGTCGTCATGGACCTCAAGAAATGCTGCAACCACCCCTACCTCTTCCCCGTGGCCGCTATG GAAGCTCCAAAGATGCCCAACGGGATGTACGACGGCGGCTCGCTCACAAAGGCTGCTGGGAAACTAATGTTGCTGCAGAAGATGCTGAGGAAGCTGAAGGATGGAGGACACCGAGTCCTCATCTTCTCTCAG atgACCAAGATGTTGGACCTGCTGGAGGACTTTCTGGAGAACGAGGGATACAAGTACGAGAGGATCGACGGAGGGATTACAGGAGGGATGAGACAGGAGGCTATCGACCGCTTCAACG cTCCCGGCGCCCCGCAGTTTGCCTTCCTGCTGTCGACGAGGGCCGGAGGTCTGGGCATCAACCTGGCCACCGCCGACACCGTCATCATCTACGACTCCGACTGGAACCCCCACAACGACATCCAG GCCTTCAGCAGAGCTCATCGTATCGGTCAGAACAAGAAGGTGATGATCTACCGCTTCGTCACCAAGGCCTCCGTGGAGGAGAGGATTACTCAG gTTGCCAAGAAGAAGATGATGCTGACCCACTTGGTGGTCCGTCCCGGTCTGGGCTCCAAGACGGGCTCCATGTCCAAACAGGAGCTGGACGACATCCTCAAGTTCGGAACGGAGGAGCTGTTCAAGGACGAGGGAGAAG GCGAGAAcaaggaggaggacagcagcGTCATTCACTACGACGACAAGGCCATCGACCGTCTGCTGGACAGGAACCAGGACGCCACCGAGGACACAGAGATCCAGAGCATGAACGAGTACCTGAGCTCCTTCAAGGTGGCTCAGTACGTGGtgaaggacgaggaggaggcg gaggaggaggtgcagcgGGAGATCATAAAGCAGGAGGAGAGCGTGGATCCGGACTACTGGGAGAAGCTGCTGCGTCATCACTacgagcagcagcaggaggatcTGGCCCGCAACCTGGGCAAGGGCAAGCGCATCCGCAAGCAGGTCAACTACAACGACGGCTCGCAGGAGGACAGGGGTGAGTGGA CGGATTGGCAGGATGACCAGTCCGACGGTCAGTCGGATTACTCGGTGGCATCCGAGGAGGGAGACGAGGACTTTGACGAGCGGACAGAAG CCAACTCTCGCCGGCCGAACAGGAAGGGCCTGAGGAACGACAAAGACAAGCCGCTGCCCCCCCTGCTGGCCAGGGTGGGAGGCAACATCGAG GTGTTGGGTTTCAACTCTCGGCAGAGGAAGGCCTTCCTGAACGCAGTGATGCGTTATGGGATGCCTCCCCAGGATGCCTTCACCACCCAGTGGCTGGTCCGAGACCTGCGAGGGAAATCTGAGAAAGAGTTCAA agcgTACGTCTCTCTGTTTATGCGTCATCTCTGTGAGCCCGGGGCCGACGGGGCGGAGACCTTCGCCGACGGCGTGCCCAGGGAAGGGTTATCACGGCAACACGTCCTCACCCGCATCGGCGTCATGTCGCTCATCCGCAAGAAG GTCCAGGAGTTTGAGCATGTGAACGGCCAGTGGTCGATGCCCTGGATGGCCGAGCTGGAGGAGAACAAGAAGGCGGCGGCTCAGCCAGAATCCCCCGGAAAAACCCCGTCCACCGGCACGCCCGCCGACACCCAGCCCAACACCCCCgcaccag TCGACGACTCGGCAAAGAACGACGAGGCAgcgaaagatggagagaaagaggtgaaaaaagaggcagaggtggagaaggaCAGCAAGGAGGCTGTCAAGGAGCCTGGCAAGACCGACGACGag GTGATCGCCATCCCAGACGACGACGAGAAGAGTCCGCCGGCGGAGccggagaagaaagaggagaagaagaacggGGAGGAGCCGATGGAGACGGACAAACCCAGCAACGGAGAGGCGGAGAGCGCGAAGGAGaaggacggagagaaagagaaggagaaagagaaggagaaggagggagagagcgtggAGAAGAGCgccgagggaggagaggaaaccaaGCCGCCGTCGGAGGCCAAGAcggaagggtcagaggtcaaaccaGACGAGACTGAGCCCAAAG cagaagaaaagaaagaagaaaagacagaaaagatggACACCACTCCTGccacagaagaaaagaaag cagagcagaaagaggagaaggaagagaagaaggaggagaaggtggcGAAGACAGAGGAAGGGGCCAAGCTGCAGAACGGAGACAGCAGTAAGGAGGGCGGAGCCTCGGCGGCCACAGCGGGCGCCGCCGCAGCGGGCGGAGCCAgcgaggagaagaagaaagccaagACCAGGTTCATGTTCAACATCGCCGACGGAGGATTCACAG agCTGCACTCCTTGTGGCAGAACGAGGAGCGTGCTGCCACGGTTACCAAGAAGACCAATGAGATCTGGCATCGTCGCCATGACTACTGGCTGCTGGCTGGCATCATACA ACACGGCTACGCCCGCTGGCAGGACATCCAGAACGACGTGAAGTACGCCATCCTCAACGAGCCGTTCAAGGGAGAGATGAACCGAGGAAACTTCCTGGAAATCAAGAACAAGTTCCTGGCCAGGAGGTTCAAG ctgttGGAGCAGGCCTTGGTGATCGAGGAGCAGTTGCGTCGCGCCGCCTACCTCAACATGTCGGaggacccctcccacccctccatgGCCCTCAACACCCGCTTCAGCGAGGTGGAGTGCCTCGCCGAGTCCCACCAGCACCTCAGCAAGGAGTCCATGTCCGGGAACAAGCCGGCCAACGCCGTCCTGCACAAAG tgctgaagcagctggaggagctgctgagcgaCATGAAGGCGGACGTCACCCGCCTCCCGGCAACCATCGCCCGGATACCGCCGGTTGCCGTGCGACTCCAGATGTCAGAGAGGAACATCCTGAGCCGGCTGGCAAGCCGAGGGCcggagacacagacacaacag ATGTCACAACAGTAG